GTAGGGATGGGCTCGGGTTCGATCTGCATCACCCAGGAGGTGATGGCCGTCGGCAGGCCGCAGGCGACCGCCGTTTACAAGGTTTCGGAGTACGCGAAGAGGTTCGGGGTCCCGGTTATCGCCGACGGAGGGATCCAGTCCATCGGGCACATCATCAAGGGCCTTTGTCTCGGCGCGAGCACAGTGATGATGGGATCCCTGCTTGCCGGAACCTCCGAGGCACCTGGGGAATACTTCTTCAGCGATGGAGTCAGGCTGAAGAAGTACCGCGGAATGGGCTCGCTGGAAGCCATGGAGCGCCGGGACACCAAGGGTTCTGCGATGGACAGGTACTACCACAACGAGATGGACAAGCTGAAGGTCGCGCAGGGTGTCAGTGGGTCCATCGTCGACAAGGGTTCTATCCTTAAGTTTTTGCCCTACCTGCAATGCGGAATCAAACACGGCTGCCAGGATATTGGTGCTAGGTCCGTTTCCGCTTTGAGATCGATGGTGTACAACGGGGAGATCAGGTTCGAAAGGAGAACCCAGTCGGCACAGCTTGAGGGAAATGTTCACGGTCTCTTCTCGCACGAGAAGAGAATCTTCTAGACCTTTTCATCATTGCCAAAAATCAAAGTCATGCGGGAAATTTTGTCACGAACGCAGGAACACGCACGTACGAGTGATCGATTCTGCGTATCGGTTGCAATCTCTACTCAAGTTGTGGAAAACATTATCAGTTGATGTATTTCGTATTTTAGTCGAGTACTAACGGCGGTACAAAAAACAACATGGCCGCCGTTTACACACTTGCGATTTTATTCCGAGTGTACGATCGATTTCAGCAGTCAACGGTAACGGAGAAATATTCAAGGCGAAAGAAAATGACGGCAAAGATAGTTTAGTTGTAATTTTAACTTTGAGGATAGCCTAACAATTGAGATTTCAACTCGTGAAATTTACTCATACGTGCGTGGTCACATGTTGCCTACAATTTGTCCTTAACGAATGCTAGTTTTTTTCTAGTcgtatcttgaatatttttatctcaaattGAACTTCATGTAATTCGTGCAAGAGAAAAAATGCCGACTTGTTTtgtactgaaatttttttattcacaaatcGTTTTCCATCGTTATTAACCTTATTGTAATACTGTCCGGTTATCACCTATGACATTTATTGCTAGAATTGCAATTCTATCAAACCGTGCAGAGAGTGTAACCGTTTTTAATGACATGATAATGTGTAATTATGTTAAAGCCTAAATCTGAAATGTATGTACCTGCATTAGTATTAAACAGATATCGCGTCGAAACATAGCATCGGTGCCGACACTGAGTACACCGTATATTTTACACAACTAAAATCAAACGCGTACGCGGAATTCTCCAATTCTATAGGTATGCATACGTGTGAACTGTAAGTAccaacaataaaaatattatacgattaTATTTGCAACTTTCACGTACCAGCTTGATTCACCAGTAAACGATAAACGAATGCATAAATGCACACAGTTCAGAATGAACCAGATGAATCGTTACACTGGTACGTGAAGAAGAGTATAATAAAACGATGAAGTTACtcttttattactttttcgtTGGGATACTCGTTTCGTTCTTCAACAggatgaacatttttcaatgcACCATAACAGGATTGTCTGCACGTTGGATCAAACTGTCATCATACGTAAATGCCATACCATTTGTTAAAACTGAAGTTGAGAGCTGCTTGTAGGAGGGGGCAATAATGATTCAAGAGTTAAACTATTTGTACAAATGAAGGTATGTTAGCAACGATAACTAAATAGTGTTTAGAAAATGATGACTTGTCGCAGATGGATGACGCGACCAACTCtatgaatatgaatgaattCTTAGAAGACCCAAACAACcaacaattaattattgagtgtttaaattacaattgaaaaacaaatgacTAGTAACCACCAATGCAATAAACAGAAGATTAAAATTCTGTGGTAAAAGCAGAGTAAATTATAACTTGATAAATATTGACGATAATAAAGAAACATTGCTTGGTTGGATTCAAAGtttattacaaaattaatGACGTTTTAAATCTTGTAAGATGATTACAAAACATTAAATGTTATTCGATTTACGAGGGGTAGGATCTTTCCTCGCAGCTGATTCGCggattaaataataataataaagattcGTAGCAAATCtaaatgaattttcacttCAGTCGTCAGTGTAAAAGtctgctttctttttttttctctctttctttagCGCGctggggaaaaaatttgttgaacgtTTGTCTTTAAATGTATTGATGATTCACTTGAAAGTTATTGTTTGCATAGATAACAAAGTTGAATGCTTAGCATTACAATTGAAAGCAACTTTATTAATCACCAGGTTTTCGTAGTCGGTAGAGTACCAGACAGTGTTGAAGTTCTCACATTCATCACATTGTTACGCAATGATTAACATTGTCAATTAACAGATCCCTAATCTAAGCTTCACTGTCCgtaaattttcagaataaacTGTATCCAGCACGTTGAGGTGATTGAGAATATCTTGCCACGTAATACGTTTACCCAGTCTCCATTACAGTAAAAGTTTATGGATAAAAACACGCGGAAGCAATTCATCCTTCATTTATTCACCTTAGTATCGCAGATTCGGGAGTTTTTTCAGTTCACAGCAGTTCCTCAAAATAGATACTTTAGTTATAAAAGTTTAGATTTAAGTATTTCGTATACCATTTTGTTGCGGAAATACGGCATATCCTCCTGACTGAAAGTCAGTCTCTTGTTGGCACACAAGTACTCGGCAAACATGCATGAAAATACTCCGCAATCGCTACCGTTCATCTGCTGGGGTATATCTTTGACATTTTCTAATTTCCAGCCCGTCATGTCGTAAGGCTGCTTCTTTTTGTCCAAACTCTCGTCTTGGAGATACTGTTTCAAAGCATTGAGGCACTTAGGATTACTTCCGCCCATACTGTCAAAGTAACGAATAGTTTTGTCCCTAAAATCGACGATTGACATGCACCAATGCATTCCGAGATGTATGGGGACGACGAGcatttcttttgaaaatatgtcGACCTTCCTCGTCCAACGTTTCAGCGACGAGTGACCGCCGGAAAGTAGTTTTGGgtagaaaaatgtattcaacGCGTGAACTTTTGGAAAATTCCCGCCACTGTTTCCCCGAACGATCAATAAATTCATGTAAAAGTTAATTACTTCGTCGTTCAGCCAGTTCAAGCCAGATAAAGTGTGAATGTCTTTCCTCGTAATCTGAAGTCCAAAGCCTTCGACCAGAACCTGATTTGGCGGGTGAGGAATGAGAGCATGCTTGATTTCTTGGAGCATTTCATTCGTAAGACTTGGAAGTGGTTCATCCTCCGGTTCTTCTGTATCGTCTAGAACTGGTTCGCATAGCCTCAGTGAACGGTGAAACTGTTCTTCAAGTACGGCTTCTCTGGTCAGTCGGTTATGTTTGGCAAGAAggtctttctctctcttcagCTCTTCGGCCTGCTTCTGACATTCTTCAATGCGTGCATCATAGCGTTTAGAAACTTCTgagatataatcgtttttaaGAACTGCTTTCGACGCAAGTAGGTCTCGCAGCGAGTTCGCAGTGGTGTTTTTATGACCAAAGGACTGTCGCGCAACATTTGAATTacgaagaggaagagaagTTTCATGTCTGGTGACATCAGCCACTGGTGTGGATTTTCTACGATTTGGATCATGTTCGCCAATCTTTATCTCTGGGACGGTATTTCTATCCGTGAAATCAGTGTGCCGATACCACGAAGAACTTGAGGTAGGAAAAAGAATATTGGTTGATTTGCCTAAAGGCTGCCTTTGGCAAGGCTTGTATTTCTCTGAATGGATTAATTCTGTAGGACCTTTTGCACATCCTTTTGCCTTGGTAAATTTAATTGCATTGATTTCCTGTATCCTAGCTGGAATATAATTCTGCAGTATTTCCCCATACTGCATTTTCTCTCGTAACAAAGATGTCTTTGCCAAAGTAGACATCCCACTGTCTGTAGATTTGTTAGCATTTAGATTGCTATTCTTTGCAGGCCAGTCAAACCCAGAACCATCACATTTTGAGGAACGGGGAGTGTGAGTACCTTTCTTGGATGGCTTCATGGTGCTCCCCAATTTTACAGAACTGAAGCCTTCGCAATTTTCGCTGTTGATTCCGTTTGATAAGTTTTTGGTATATTTTGCTTGATAAAGTGattttgttgatatttttatactgtCGTCATCCTCGATACTATATCGATAGTCTCTGAGTTTAGTTTTAAGATTACCCATTTCGAGATCACGACACTGCTTTTTAACTGGAATAAATATTTCGCTCGAACTTGGCGAATCGGGTATCTTTCTTTTCCGGCTAATTTCATCAGCATAACCGAAGAGCTTCTTGAAGTAGTCGAACAGAAACATAATGGCTGGTGATTTCAGCAGGTGATAAATTCAAAAGCAAACTCTGTCTCTGTAGTATCAAGATCATTCGGTATAAGTTCACTCACAGTACTATGTCATGGGGAGACAGTCGTAGATCtgcaaataataatacagTGATTTAATGACCAGC
Above is a genomic segment from Neodiprion pinetum isolate iyNeoPine1 chromosome 1, iyNeoPine1.2, whole genome shotgun sequence containing:
- the LOC124221523 gene encoding sentrin-specific protease 1, with amino-acid sequence MFLFDYFKKLFGYADEISRKRKIPDSPSSSEIFIPVKKQCRDLEMGNLKTKLRDYRYSIEDDDSIKISTKSLYQAKYTKNLSNGINSENCEGFSSVKLGSTMKPSKKGTHTPRSSKCDGSGFDWPAKNSNLNANKSTDSGMSTLAKTSLLREKMQYGEILQNYIPARIQEINAIKFTKAKGCAKGPTELIHSEKYKPCQRQPLGKSTNILFPTSSSSWYRHTDFTDRNTVPEIKIGEHDPNRRKSTPVADVTRHETSLPLRNSNVARQSFGHKNTTANSLRDLLASKAVLKNDYISEVSKRYDARIEECQKQAEELKREKDLLAKHNRLTREAVLEEQFHRSLRLCEPVLDDTEEPEDEPLPSLTNEMLQEIKHALIPHPPNQVLVEGFGLQITRKDIHTLSGLNWLNDEVINFYMNLLIVRGNSGGNFPKVHALNTFFYPKLLSGGHSSLKRWTRKVDIFSKEMLVVPIHLGMHWCMSIVDFRDKTIRYFDSMGGSNPKCLNALKQYLQDESLDKKKQPYDMTGWKLENVKDIPQQMNGSDCGVFSCMFAEYLCANKRLTFSQEDMPYFRNKMVYEILKSKLL